In Drosophila miranda strain MSH22 chromosome XR, D.miranda_PacBio2.1, whole genome shotgun sequence, the genomic window GGTAAGGCCTGAGTGAAGGTTGATTCTTCTTTGTCCTATATTCAGTCGTGCAGCAGCGCCCCTAGGTTGGATTTGCCCCTCTTCAAACCTTGGATTCAAATTGAAATCAATCTGATTCTAGATTTCATTCAGATTCGGCACCGACTACCGGTATCAGTATTTCTGCCCAATTTGTATCTTTATCTCCGACAAAAGAACAAAACTGTTCATTCTATTTGGTTCAATTTGTCGTTTCATTCATGAGAGACGCACGAGAATGGATGACTGGCTGTGGCGCATCGCCCACGCCCACGTCCGCGCCCACGCCGACTGCCGCCGCGCACGCCGTGCAAAATCCGGAGCCCACGCACTCTCGTGGCCATTGGCCGGCGTCACCCACCTCCATGCTCCATCCTCCACCTCTGCTTCCACTGACATGCACTTTAACGTGAGCttttgcccctgcccctgcccctgcctctacGCTCCACGTTGCGACGTCGTGTGGGCGTCAATTGCGAAACGCAGCGCCGAGAATTGATTTCACTTTTGCGGCGGCATTCGGAGTATCTGCATCTCGGTGCTGCATCTCCAGTATCTTTTTTGTTCGTTCGTACgggtatctgtatctctcaCTCTCCACTAACGACTGACATTGGCCTTAATGAGGCCCCTAACCAACGGGAGAAGGGGGGCCGCCGCTGCTGGGTGTCAACGATTAATTCAAATGAATAAAACACTTGCTGCGGCACCAGACGGCAATTAGATGCGACGATCGATGCGATCGTCAGACGcatcatccatccatccagcagcagcagcatcccgcATTCCGCTCTCACTAATTGGCAGGTGGCAtcgccagagagagagagagagagagagaaagagagagcgagcgagcgagagatGACGAAGAGTGTCTGTGTATCCCCAGTATTTGTATCTGTAACTGTGCATCTGTATCTTTGTGTGTGATTTATGATTATTACTTCAAACGAATTTATAGGCAGCGCAAGTTTTAATTGCCGGACGAGTGGCTCGAATCGTGGCGCACTTTTCACAATTTGTTTTCCAACAAATTTCCCATAAATTATCGAGCCCTTTTCTGTGCAGATACTCCTCCCATTCTCTTCGTTAAGGCAGTGGAGGGGCGGAGTGGGGGGAAAACTTGTTTCTCATTAGACTCCTAATCGTTTACCATTCGTTTGAAATTCAATTAACAGCAATTCAATgcagcagcgcccctcggCGGTTTCAGTCAGCTCTCTCACTGAGTACCACATGCAGGATATCCCGTGCACATCCGTTCGAGTCAAGAACTTTCTGTGGAAGAGCCGCCCCGCCCTCTCCTTTGGCTCTGCAgtgcaaatatttgcacaaATGTGACCGAAAAAAAAATGCAAGATGGGCGGCACAGTAAATGTATTAAAAAGTACTGCAAATATTGAAATGAATTTCGGGTCGAGAGACGAGAGACGAGAGACGAGAGACGAGAGACGATGTGCAAAAGTTCAAACAGACcaaaaaaaatgcaaatttaCGAGAGCCCCAAAAAACGTGGACTCTTGGCAAAGAAAGGCTCGTCTTGGGATGGTCTACTGTCGAGTGTCTGTCAGAGAAAGAAGCGAGAGAGAGCGGTGGCTGCTCCACCTCCAACCTGCCCGACTGAACGGGCAGTGTTGCACAACAAGAGACTTGGCCACGACGACCATATGGTCATCGATTCCATTTccgattcagattcagattcagtttcggttttctgttttctggcGGCTGGCGCATGCGATTATTATTATGATTGCGGCTCTTTTTTTGACTTCGTCGCTTTTTAAACACACAATTTATTTATCTGATTTCTGGGTCAATAAATAAGGCGGCCACAGCGTGCCTAAAATTCAAATGAACATCGACCAGAGTACCTCCGCAAGCGGCCCCCGAAAATTACGAGCAACAGAAGCCAAacgaaatcgaaatcgaagTCGCGGGAAGGGCAGAAGTAGGGCGGGCACTGCGCCGAGTGGCATCTGAACAATTTCTCGAGCAGACAACAAACAAACGGACAAAAAAATATGCGCAAAATATTGGGGCCGCTGCCTGGGGAGGGAGAGCCCCCGACTTGCGTGCCGCCTGGTCGACGTTTCAATGAGCTGAAGATTGAGAAGATGGTCCCGAAAAGAGTGGGGTCTGAGGGAGCCAGAACTCCACTTTGGAGTCCCCTGATTAAGTCCCGCATGTTGCATCTTCGTAGAGCACTGATCTATCATTTGAGGAGGTTTTCCAGAGAGCTTCCTCTCCCACACAGATCTTGGCAGCACAACCTGCACTCTTCCTCAAGCTTGACAGAAAAGGGCGAACGGTGGAGTGTGAAGGAAACTATAAAGGGTTTTCATTTGGGTTTTTCCGCTTGCATTGGAGGGCATCTGGCAGTCGGAGGAGGACGACCAGGGGCTGTGCCGGCGACGGCAGCGGAGCAATTATTCCACATGTCGAACTGAAAATGAAAACACACCCCGAACCTCCCGCTCAAGATCCGTTGACAATGTGCGGAGTGATGACCAtctgttcctgctgctgctgctggggctgtGCCATAAATGGATCTCCTCCACTCCACGAAGCCAGAGTGCAAGTTTGTTGACgaggtttttgtttttgttttgttttgtggcTGCGGCCCACCCACTGCTCTGTCGATTGCACTTGTTtccagcgagagagagagagagagagagagagagagagagagagagagagagagagaggcagagagtcCAGGGAGAGATTTTGTTTTCGGGGCCAGAGACTAGGGCGTGGCCCTTCGGCATGTCGCAGATTTCTATCTTTTCACTTAAATTCATATTTATAATTCATGCCAAAAAAGGCCCCAAAACAGAACCGAAAACCAAACCCTAAACCCAAAATCGCAACAGAAAAGGTCGTCTGTGTAaatcacaaaacaaaacaaagaaaaTGCCGCTAAAAAATAAAGATTATCGCAGTGCAAGATCCAGAGAGCTCGGACCCCAGggacagacacagacacagacccaGACCTTGCCCCTCCACGAGAAATCGTGCCACAATGTGTGACGCAACGGGGGAATGCGACCACAGCTGTCAACGGAATCGAATCTCTGTCTCGTGTGTGTTGATTCGATTCGTCACATGGCGAATCGCTACCTGAGGCCTGAGTGCTCTCGAGAAAACTGTGTCGATCTCTCCCCACCAGCCGAAAGGATCGGCTGGGATTACTCAAGAAATCGCCAGAAGTGTGTGGAGACACCTAGAGACCGATAAGATTAAACGAATGATTGCGAGTCATGTGAATCATTTATCTTGAGAGAGGGGTGCTCTAATTACCGTAGAGGTCATCCATAGGGGGCGCTCTACCTTCTACCTCTCTCACAGAGGAGCTTAGCAATGAAAAGGAGTTACGCTCATCCAGAGGGTCTCTTTTTTTCGTATAACTCATTCGCATCATTCGCCTCTCTCTTTTGCTGTAGAGATCTTTCatagatctctctctctcacagaGTGGCTTGGCAGGAGAGGGAAGTTTCTCCCTCTTGCCCATAGGAATCACCCTTAGCTCTGCCATAGGAATGTGTCTCTGGCTTTCTTAGGCTGAAGGAGAATCTTCTATCAGGGTTGGCTTTGCCGCAGTGGGTGAAAGTGTGCTGCAAAGTGTGGGGGAGTCTCCCAGAGAAGTGTGTGCTTCTGCGAGAGATCTCGAAATGCCAAAGAGTGAGGCCTCCAAATGTGCGTGCCtatctgtgtgtctgtctgcCCCAAGGCGGGGAGGGGGGTCGGTCAGAGTTGCTTGAGCAATGCTTTTGCCTTCTTTGGCGTCGCGTAACCGATATGGCGATTGGTGACAAGACAACAATTTGTGTTGGACGAAGGACGTTTGAAAAGACCCGCTCTAACCCGCACTCGTTGTTCCCTCTGTTTCGTTCACAGACAAAGTCGCAGCTGATCAAAACCGGCCTGAAGCTGGCCATCCAGAGCAAGCGCAAGCTCTCGACCTGCGACTCGAGCAGCGGCTCGGAGCAGCCCCAATCGAAGTGCTCccgcaggagcagcagcatgaacaacagcagcagcatgaacaactgcaacaacacCAGCCACAGCTACAGTCTGAACGACGACGATTGCGAGGAGTCCAGCGAGGATGAGGACAGCGAGACCAAGTCCACGCCCAAGGGCCTCACGCCCGAAGACGAGGATCGGCGGAGGAGGCGCCGGGAGCGCAACAAGATTGCGGCCACCAAGTGCCGCATGAAGAAGCGCGAGCGCACGCAGAACCTCATCAAGGAGTCGGAGGTGCTGGACACCCAGAACGTGGAGCTGAAGCAGCAGGTGCGCAGCCTCGAAACGGAGCGCCGCAAGCTGCTGGAGATGCTCCAGAATCACGCGAATGCCATGTCCCAGGGCTGCCTAAGGACCGGCGGGTGCCAGCTGCCTGCCGCTCTGCTACAGTCGCCTGCACAGAAGTATTTCCCGGAATTGGAGCTCGAGGGCCAGTCGTCATCGGAGGTCAACCTCACGGGTTCCATCTCTGGTTCAAGCTCGGGCTCGGGTTCCatctctggctctggttcGGTGTCGAGCAGCAGCTCGTCTTCGCAAAGGATGAGCATACCATCGATGGCGACATTTAAGTTTGGCTCCAAGAGAGCGGccatggcagcagcagcagcagcggcagcacaggtccagcaacagcagcaacagcaacagcagcagctgcccaATGGCTACTGCAAGCCGTCGCCCAGTCCCCAGGAGTTTGAGCATGCAGGATACCTGAGTTCTCCcaaccagcagcaacagcaacagcagcagcagcaacagcaacagctgcaTCAACAACCCATGAATCCCGCCAGCAGCAacgaacagcaacagcagagcaATGGCAGCAGCCTCGTTGTAAGCAATCAGCAGGTATCCGATTACGTCCCCAATTGCGATGGCCTCAGCCTGGCATTGGGTCTAGCatcgctgccactgccactgccactcctGCCTGCCAGCACAccaaccagcagcagctcctcgagcagcaacagcagcagcaatcagACCGGCTCGGCCGCCTCAACGCCCACCAGCAGCGCCATTGAGTTCGTGAAGAACGAACTGGTGGATGCGCAGAGTCCCTACACCACGGCCCTCAGTGCGGAGCGTTTCCTGTTCGAGCCGAGCGACGGTTTTCCGGACATCAAGCATGCCGTCAGTGTCCTGCCCACAAGTGACATCAATAGCCTCAATATGGCCAGTGTTGTCCATGCAAACAGTGGCGGGGGAGGAGCGGCAGGACACCAGCACAACAACCAGCACATCTGCCACAGCCACcataacaacaacaataacaacaacctCCTGGTGGACTTCCATCACGGCCTCCAGAACAATGGCCTTggcgtgggcgtgggtgtGGGCGTTGGGGTGATGACGCCCTCCTGCTACGATGACGaacagctgctgctgatgaaGAACGGCTGCTTTTCCAACGATCTGTTGTCCCAACTGGCGGGCGATGGCACGGACTATGTGGATCTGGATACCGGTGCCGCTGCCTTCCTGACCAATGGGGGCTGCCTGGCGTGAGGGCGGGCCCAGCGGGCATCGGCACCGGCAAGCGCAAGCGCACACGAACGTGATCGCGATCGCGATCTCCTGCTACTGGCCTTCGATCAGGATGGTGGCCAGGAgggggagcagcagcagtcgtcgtcgtcgtcgcacAGGCCGAGCAGCAgtccgcagcagcagcaggatgtAGAGATGGAGCTGGAAATGGAGCTGGAActggacgaggaggaggatcCAGCCTGGACACATGTGGATTATTGGTGTTAGGTGCTGGATCCTGTACCTTGATGTATATTTTTTAGATGCTACTCATCGACTAAGCAGAAGAACAGATAGAAAAGCTGAAGCCGCAGTCCCCAAGGACGCACTGAAACATTACCCCTTTGAATGTCCTTGAAGCTCTGTTTGAATTTCCCTCAAAGTACCCCTAAATTGTCCCCTAAAATGATCCCCCAAACAACAATCCTTTGACACCTTTTCCCCGCCCTGATTCCCAATGATGCCTTTTTCCCGCCGTTAATCGATCCGAGTTCTTCCAGAAATAAAAACAGCAGAGTACCCCTGGTAACCCATGCCCCCAAGCCTCGAATACCCCCCAAAACCCTGATCCCCCATCGTGTATGCCCGCCTGGAGCGGCGTCCAGTCTGTGGCTTGACTACCTCATGAAGCAAAGAAagcagaaaacagaaaacaatttaattaacACTTTAAACCTATCATTAAACAATCAGTTTTAGGGAGAGTGAACGAGAGAGGAGTAGAGGAGTAGGAGAGGAGGAGTAGCAGTTAGAGAGGAGAGAATCACTTGCATAATTGTACATAACCCAACTTTTTTGATACGATTTAAATCGATAACATTCCATTGCAAGCGTAAGAGAGCAAAGAGAGAGatagggagagggagagagcagTGATCACCTGCTAGCAgtcccacacacacatccgCATCAgtaattattaattttaatttttgttcaATTTCCTCCTCCATTCTCTAAGTGTTTGTCCTTTGATTTTCTTGGTCCTTTGATCCTTAAACGAAATGCCTTACAAGTTATAaaacatttatatatattcaCATGAAAAGAGAGATTAACGAGAGGAACGAGAAGGATGTTTTTTCGATTCGGAAAGCGCATGCGATATATTTGACGACGTTTGATATTTTTTTGTCTAAAAAACACTCTAGCCTTAGTCAGTGATAAAAAACAACCCCTATATATACAgtcgatatatatatatacatgtacgatatatacatttatgttttttttttgtgtccaTATTTTGTAAGCTAACTTTAAtgataaaacaaaaaaaaacaacaaaaaaacaagaaaacaaaaacaaaatgttGCCttaatcaaaaaaaaaagaacaaaattttaaataaaaaaacaaaactttCTATTTGACAAAAAACTAAATTACTAATCCAACACTTTGTTAATTCTtttgcaacaaaaacaactaatctacaaacaaaaataattattaaaaaCTATATATACATGCAATGAGCGGAAgcggaagagagagagagagagagagaggaagaggaagaggtATACTTGTAGTCTATAGAACGATCGAATACTTCGATGACCACTAAGTGCTGCTAAATACTGCAAAAATCCTTCAAAACTTGCGCCTTATTACAGTTTaatgaaagaaagaaagaaaaaacaaatgtGAAACTTTTTGTAAATGATATATTATTATACTATATATAGGATATACATATAGGAGACCATATGATGCCTGTACCAtttatatatgcatatacCTATGTATATTTGTGTGTGTCTATTGCCTAATCAAAAAACGTTATATCTTTATACAGATTTAATACATATGCAAGGTTCTACATGTGTATAAAACAAAACAGCTGTGAACACCAAAAAGTGGCCTAAAGGAGCAAGATCATATACCCACACAGATAGAAAAAAGGACGgaacagaaaagaaaagaaaaagtgctttgtttgtaatttgtaattgtaattgCCTCGATTTGTACTAAAGAATAACCGATAAACAAAAAGATACAACTATAtctaatatttatatattactATATACGAAAAAAATACCAATATCTATGTCTACAACCATATGTAA contains:
- the LOC108153026 gene encoding activating transcription factor 3, with product MFNSNIPAASLLSIESSGLNLGAHTPKTPEILNSLIAMTNPLDNYSFATAAAVSAALSASSAASTPVVSVRNFNGHPTNGQLHSQDSSHSSCSASPLDSPAGGTATMPSMQQTKSQLIKTGLKLAIQSKRKLSTCDSSSGSEQPQSKCSRRSSSMNNSSSMNNCNNTSHSYSLNDDDCEESSEDEDSETKSTPKGLTPEDEDRRRRRRERNKIAATKCRMKKRERTQNLIKESEVLDTQNVELKQQVRSLETERRKLLEMLQNHANAMSQGCLRTGGCQLPAALLQSPAQKYFPELELEGQSSSEVNLTGSISGSSSGSGSISGSGSVSSSSSSSQRMSIPSMATFKFGSKRAAMAAAAAAAAQVQQQQQQQQQQLPNGYCKPSPSPQEFEHAGYLSSPNQQQQQQQQQQQQQLHQQPMNPASSNEQQQQSNGSSLVVSNQQVSDYVPNCDGLSLALGLASLPLPLPLLPASTPTSSSSSSSNSSSNQTGSAASTPTSSAIEFVKNELVDAQSPYTTALSAERFLFEPSDGFPDIKHAVSVLPTSDINSLNMASVVHANSGGGGAAGHQHNNQHICHSHHNNNNNNNLLVDFHHGLQNNGLGVGVGVGVGVMTPSCYDDEQLLLMKNGCFSNDLLSQLAGDGTDYVDLDTGAAAFLTNGGCLA